The proteins below come from a single Thalassotalea ponticola genomic window:
- a CDS encoding DUF2496 domain-containing protein gives MDDQSMIDNAPDDVKLAIDIIQLLEQNNIDEQLAINALHIVLRDYQSKLAKQSDKKGVNQGQ, from the coding sequence ATGGATGATCAGAGTATGATTGACAACGCGCCTGATGACGTAAAACTCGCCATTGATATAATCCAGCTACTCGAACAAAATAACATTGACGAGCAGCTTGCGATTAACGCATTACACATTGTGCTTCGCGACTACCAAAGCAAGCTCGCCAAACAAAGCGACAAAAAAGGCGTGAACCAAGGTCAATAA
- a CDS encoding DUF3833 domain-containing protein gives MTQILRTLFMIATAMALLSCSNDTNHYRTTTPEFKLEQFFNGKIIGYGLVTNFSDDMVRRFTVDIDASWEGDVGTLDEDFVYDDGEKQFRRWVVQRTGEQTYQGRADDIIGEAVGEGQGSYLRWQYRMILPVDDTQYEVTFDDQMFLIDDNHMMNIAHIKKFGITVAKVTIFFDKVTD, from the coding sequence ATGACACAAATTCTTCGAACACTCTTTATGATCGCAACTGCTATGGCGTTACTCAGTTGCTCAAACGACACTAATCATTATCGCACCACCACCCCCGAGTTTAAATTGGAGCAATTTTTTAACGGTAAAATCATTGGATACGGCCTCGTTACAAACTTTAGTGACGACATGGTGCGTCGCTTTACCGTCGACATTGATGCCAGCTGGGAGGGAGACGTCGGCACGTTAGACGAAGATTTTGTTTACGATGATGGTGAAAAACAATTTCGTCGTTGGGTGGTACAACGCACTGGCGAACAAACCTACCAAGGGCGAGCCGATGATATTATCGGTGAGGCGGTAGGCGAGGGACAAGGCTCGTATCTTCGCTGGCAGTACCGGATGATTTTACCCGTTGATGACACGCAATACGAAGTAACCTTTGACGATCAAATGTTCCTTATCGATGACAATCATATGATGAACATTGCGCATATTAAAAAATTTGGTATCACGGTCGCCAAAGTCACCATATTTTTTGATAAAGTGACAGATTAA
- a CDS encoding BCCT family transporter — MSNSPAVLNRKVFAPATAMIAILLCFTLVWPDTATQTFQAMQQSITINGGWFYVLTVAILLGVILFLAISRFGDIKLGPDHSTPDYSMTSWISMLFAAGMGIGLMFFGVAEPLMHYLSPPTAEPGSREAIKEAMRITFFHWGFHAWAIYALVALILGYFSYRQGLPLTLRSALHPIIGDRIYGWPGHLVDMFAVVSTVFGTATSLGIGASQVNAGLNYLYQFDINANNQLIIIITITFFASISVATGLDKGIKILSEINMKLAVLLLLLVFSIGPTVFLLQAYLQNIGEYLSTIVSKTFNLFAYDKQDWIGGWTIFYWGWWLAWAPFVGLFIARISKGRTIREFIFGALFVPTLFTLLWMSIFGNSAISMVVNDGISKIGDMVSENSSVALFVFLDQLPWSNVLMVVTIAMIVIFFVTSCDSGAMVVDMLCSNGRNDTPMWQRLFWAILMGSVAGVLSLVGGLEALQTVTIASALPFAFVLLLACYGLAKALRIESAKRYSLKYNLSANNIYSGGDDWQQNLNNILSTPSRNNVDVFINNTVKPALEKVKAQFQLNDIDVTIEPEKGAIVMRVCHGDEYDFIYGVYKKQYTTSESSDAPNSGPQSYFRAEVHLIEGGQDYDIMGWSEQAVINDIVDQYQKHMHFLHLLRE, encoded by the coding sequence ATGTCTAATTCGCCTGCGGTCCTAAACCGAAAAGTCTTTGCACCCGCAACCGCGATGATTGCAATATTGTTGTGCTTTACCCTAGTCTGGCCAGACACAGCCACCCAAACGTTTCAAGCAATGCAACAGAGCATTACCATAAACGGTGGCTGGTTTTATGTACTTACCGTGGCGATTCTCCTGGGCGTGATTCTGTTTTTGGCGATTTCACGGTTTGGCGATATCAAGCTTGGGCCCGATCACTCGACCCCAGACTATTCAATGACCTCATGGATTTCAATGTTATTTGCCGCCGGTATGGGGATCGGCTTAATGTTCTTTGGCGTTGCCGAACCATTAATGCATTACTTGTCACCACCAACTGCCGAGCCAGGCTCAAGAGAAGCAATTAAAGAAGCAATGCGCATTACCTTTTTTCATTGGGGATTTCACGCTTGGGCCATCTATGCCTTAGTAGCCCTGATCCTTGGTTACTTTTCCTATCGACAAGGTCTCCCTCTCACCTTGCGTTCCGCTCTTCACCCGATAATAGGCGATCGCATATACGGTTGGCCTGGACACTTGGTTGATATGTTTGCTGTGGTCAGTACGGTATTTGGTACGGCAACATCATTGGGTATTGGTGCGTCGCAGGTCAATGCCGGCTTAAACTATCTCTATCAATTTGATATTAATGCCAATAATCAGTTGATTATCATAATTACAATAACATTTTTTGCCTCAATTTCGGTAGCCACTGGCTTAGATAAAGGGATAAAAATATTATCGGAAATCAACATGAAGTTAGCGGTATTGTTGCTGCTTTTGGTATTCTCTATCGGCCCAACGGTGTTCTTACTACAGGCGTATTTACAAAACATCGGTGAGTATTTATCGACCATAGTGTCTAAGACGTTTAACTTGTTTGCCTATGATAAACAAGATTGGATTGGCGGTTGGACAATCTTCTATTGGGGCTGGTGGCTTGCGTGGGCACCGTTTGTCGGGCTGTTTATCGCTCGTATATCAAAAGGTAGAACAATTCGCGAGTTTATTTTTGGCGCACTATTTGTGCCCACGTTGTTTACTCTCTTGTGGATGAGTATTTTTGGTAACTCAGCAATATCGATGGTTGTTAACGATGGCATCAGTAAAATTGGCGACATGGTCAGCGAGAACTCGTCAGTCGCCTTATTTGTGTTTCTCGATCAGCTACCTTGGTCTAATGTGCTTATGGTGGTAACTATCGCTATGATCGTTATTTTCTTTGTCACCTCATGTGATTCGGGTGCCATGGTGGTTGATATGTTGTGTTCAAATGGTCGCAATGATACGCCGATGTGGCAACGACTTTTTTGGGCTATTCTAATGGGCTCAGTTGCCGGTGTATTAAGCTTAGTTGGCGGCTTAGAGGCATTGCAAACCGTTACCATCGCCAGCGCTTTGCCGTTTGCATTTGTGTTATTGCTAGCTTGTTATGGTCTGGCTAAAGCACTGCGTATTGAATCAGCGAAGCGGTACAGCCTAAAGTACAATTTAAGCGCTAATAATATTTACAGCGGTGGCGATGATTGGCAACAAAACCTCAACAATATTTTATCTACCCCTAGCAGGAATAACGTCGACGTATTTATTAATAATACGGTGAAACCCGCTTTGGAAAAAGTCAAAGCGCAATTTCAACTCAATGATATTGACGTAACGATAGAGCCTGAAAAAGGCGCAATTGTCATGCGCGTGTGCCATGGCGATGAATACGACTTTATTTACGGCGTTTATAAAAAACAATACACCACGTCTGAATCAAGTGATGCACCCAACAGCGGGCCGCAGAGCTATTTTCGCGCAGAAGTGCACTTAATTGAAGGTGGGCAAGATTACGATATTATGGGCTGGTCTGAGCAAGCAGTGATCAACGATATTGTTGATCAATACCAAAAGCACATGCACTTTTTACACTTACTTAGAGAGTAA
- a CDS encoding MarR family winged helix-turn-helix transcriptional regulator: protein MEKYEELLVSIRKVIRAIDLHSKQLNKSSGLTGPQLLIMQEIGRVKGVTASQVAKQINLSAATVTNILDRLESRGLIERIRSSTDKRRVSLYLSESGRNALIDAPQLLQQHFIQKFCNLQEWEQSLLLSSMQRIASMMDATEIDAAPVLEIDPMHKSIETENNG from the coding sequence ATGGAAAAGTACGAAGAATTATTAGTATCAATTCGCAAAGTCATTCGCGCCATTGATTTACATTCAAAGCAGTTAAATAAGTCATCGGGATTAACAGGCCCGCAATTACTTATTATGCAAGAAATAGGTCGTGTAAAGGGAGTAACAGCCAGTCAGGTGGCCAAACAAATTAATTTAAGTGCCGCAACGGTTACCAACATACTCGATCGTCTAGAAAGTCGAGGACTTATTGAGCGTATTCGTAGCTCAACCGATAAACGCCGCGTCAGCTTGTACTTATCTGAAAGCGGACGCAACGCTCTTATCGACGCACCACAACTTCTACAACAACATTTTATTCAAAAATTCTGCAATTTACAGGAATGGGAACAGTCTCTGTTGTTATCATCAATGCAACGTATCGCTAGTATGATGGATGCCACTGAAATTGATGCCGCACCGGTGTTAGAAATCGATCCCATGCATAAAAGCATTGAAACAGAGAATAACGGTTAG
- a CDS encoding lytic transglycosylase domain-containing protein, whose amino-acid sequence MIIGKKRLTIAAFLVMAVTNSHAEQTSTKIYKYQRNGIPSFSDVQPAQGPFEIVRNDCYACKTRSTVDWQTTPLYRKPYAQQVKREAQKYHVNEALVRAIIHAESHFKADAVSKAGAVGLMQLMPKTAAQLGVVDSFNADQNIAGGTKHLAHLMKKFKGKITLIAAAYNAGEGAVAKYKGIPPYPETRVYVERVTTLYQRYLNTI is encoded by the coding sequence ATGATAATAGGTAAAAAGCGTTTAACAATCGCTGCTTTTCTGGTCATGGCAGTGACTAACAGCCATGCTGAGCAAACCTCGACTAAAATTTATAAATACCAGCGCAACGGTATCCCTAGCTTTTCTGACGTTCAGCCCGCTCAAGGGCCGTTTGAAATTGTTCGCAACGATTGCTACGCCTGTAAAACCCGATCTACAGTTGATTGGCAAACCACACCGCTTTACCGCAAGCCATATGCTCAACAAGTCAAACGAGAAGCGCAAAAATATCACGTTAACGAAGCGCTAGTTCGAGCAATTATTCATGCCGAATCACACTTTAAAGCAGACGCCGTATCAAAAGCAGGAGCGGTCGGTTTAATGCAACTGATGCCCAAAACGGCAGCACAGCTTGGCGTTGTTGACAGCTTTAATGCCGATCAAAATATCGCCGGTGGTACCAAGCACCTTGCTCACCTCATGAAAAAGTTCAAAGGTAAAATAACACTTATTGCCGCCGCATATAATGCCGGTGAAGGCGCAGTAGCCAAGTACAAGGGCATTCCACCCTACCCCGAAACTCGAGTTTATGTCGAGCGAGTGACCACCTTATATCAGCGTTACTTAAACACCATCTAA
- a CDS encoding DUF2878 domain-containing protein, translating to MGLLINSLLFNIIWLTAVLAKMPILAFTLAALWACIPQTCRPSPRPVLLIFAIGLAVDAMLVASGFMVFDPTNVPAYVLVTLWAAFAYFCGIFFYFKPLKIWQYALLGLVSGPSSYWAAHKLDAVTIDWSAMPQLLIFFSFWFVALPMFHQLIRREKCKSHVTSY from the coding sequence ATGGGCTTATTGATTAACTCGCTTTTATTTAACATCATTTGGTTGACCGCTGTGTTAGCTAAAATGCCGATACTCGCATTTACACTTGCTGCTCTGTGGGCGTGTATTCCGCAAACGTGTCGACCTAGCCCGCGTCCGGTTCTGTTGATTTTCGCCATTGGCTTAGCCGTTGACGCGATGTTAGTCGCCTCTGGCTTTATGGTGTTTGATCCAACAAACGTCCCAGCTTATGTTTTGGTCACCTTGTGGGCAGCGTTCGCCTACTTTTGTGGCATATTCTTTTATTTCAAACCACTCAAAATTTGGCAATATGCGCTACTTGGATTGGTTTCGGGGCCGAGTAGTTATTGGGCAGCGCACAAGCTTGACGCGGTGACTATCGATTGGTCAGCAATGCCACAGCTGCTGATTTTCTTCTCATTTTGGTTTGTTGCCTTACCAATGTTTCATCAACTGATTCGGAGAGAAAAATGCAAATCGCACGTCACATCATATTAA
- a CDS encoding YkvA family protein: MMAFEVTFELTESDFEHFREVMHKAQAKTKHFSEHTIITNAQKLITSVHSNVPTFVSERIDKLKTLIAMLEDSEWQIPDDEKSNVLSALAYFSDPEDLVPDHIPALGFLDDAIMIELVSEDLKDDIEAFDEFCEYRAREQDRSEETITKDDWLDAKRRELHSRMRHRRLSRRGSGSSFRSIF, translated from the coding sequence ATGATGGCGTTTGAAGTGACGTTTGAATTAACCGAATCTGACTTTGAGCATTTTCGTGAAGTGATGCACAAAGCGCAAGCTAAAACCAAGCATTTTAGCGAACATACCATTATTACAAACGCGCAAAAATTAATAACAAGCGTGCACTCCAACGTGCCTACTTTTGTGAGTGAGCGCATCGATAAGCTGAAAACCCTGATTGCCATGCTCGAAGACAGTGAGTGGCAAATCCCCGATGATGAAAAAAGTAATGTTCTTAGCGCACTTGCGTATTTTAGCGATCCAGAAGACTTAGTTCCGGATCACATTCCAGCGTTAGGCTTTCTCGACGATGCAATCATGATTGAACTAGTGAGTGAGGACTTAAAAGACGATATAGAAGCGTTCGATGAGTTTTGCGAGTACCGAGCACGTGAACAAGATCGCTCTGAAGAGACCATCACTAAAGACGATTGGCTTGATGCAAAACGCCGCGAACTACACTCAAGAATGCGCCACCGTCGCCTATCTAGACGAGGCTCTGGTTCCTCGTTCCGCTCCATTTTTTAA
- a CDS encoding XapX domain-containing protein: MQEVILATVAGFVVGILFSFLKLPIPAPPVLPGVMGIVGVYLGGLVYLWIAEKFFTG; the protein is encoded by the coding sequence ATGCAAGAGGTTATCTTAGCGACAGTCGCCGGGTTTGTAGTCGGGATCTTGTTTTCATTTCTAAAATTGCCGATTCCAGCTCCGCCCGTGTTACCGGGGGTCATGGGGATTGTCGGTGTGTATTTAGGCGGACTGGTGTACCTGTGGATTGCTGAGAAGTTTTTCACCGGCTAG
- a CDS encoding DNA topoisomerase III, whose product MKLYIAEKPSLARAVAAVMSKPQQKGDGFIKVANGDIVTWCIGHLLEQAEPDAYDPAFKKWSTEHLPIIPSDWKLVVKSKTRKQFNVVKKLIKQADILVNLGDPDREGQILIDQMFNYCGASEQQKKSALRCLVSDLNPSAVTRALNNLKPNSDFLSLSVSALARARADWLYGMNMTRMCTLQGQKSGYQGVLSIGRVQTPVLGLVVHRDLAIENFVSTPFYEVIATLKTAKGEIYKGKWKPSESCKPYMDDEDRVISRPLAENVVNRIANKRGNIADFIKKTSKKSAPLPHSLSSLQIEAAKVFGYSAQKVLDTCQALYERHKLITYPRSDCRYLPKEHLSEAGKVLQAIASIDKKLANFTDDADVSRKSSAWNDSKVGAHHAIIPTTKKIDSAKLSNDELNIYYLVARHYLIQFYPPSEYADKQIKTIIEGGLFISKQRDLTYVGWQALFNKQESQTRQAEDTLPDVAINDPIQCVAGTIEDKNTTPPKRFTDATLLAAMTGIARYVTSADIKKILKDTDGIGTEATRASIIELLFKRQYLSRKGKEIIATEIGRSVILALPESVGEPDMTAIWEAQLEAIYQKQRKYGDFMNDVTENLNRLLYDTGNANFSSLKGKGKMKARRNYKKQRSSTTRSSSTASRRTKGSFS is encoded by the coding sequence ATGAAATTGTATATTGCCGAAAAACCGAGTTTGGCTCGTGCTGTTGCTGCGGTAATGAGCAAACCACAACAAAAAGGTGATGGCTTTATCAAAGTCGCCAATGGAGACATTGTTACCTGGTGCATAGGACATTTATTAGAGCAGGCCGAACCTGATGCTTATGATCCGGCTTTTAAAAAATGGTCCACTGAACACTTACCCATTATCCCCTCAGACTGGAAGCTCGTTGTTAAAAGCAAAACAAGAAAGCAATTCAACGTTGTAAAAAAACTGATAAAACAAGCGGATATCCTAGTAAATTTAGGTGACCCTGATCGCGAAGGTCAAATTTTAATTGATCAGATGTTCAACTATTGCGGAGCCTCTGAGCAACAGAAAAAATCAGCTCTTCGCTGTCTGGTTAGTGATTTAAACCCAAGTGCAGTCACTCGGGCATTAAATAACTTAAAGCCAAATAGCGACTTTTTATCGTTGTCTGTTTCAGCACTGGCAAGGGCAAGAGCCGATTGGCTTTATGGTATGAACATGACGCGCATGTGTACCTTACAAGGACAAAAAAGTGGTTACCAAGGGGTATTGTCAATTGGACGAGTGCAAACCCCAGTTCTAGGATTAGTTGTTCACCGAGATCTTGCTATAGAGAACTTTGTATCAACGCCATTTTATGAGGTTATTGCAACCTTAAAAACAGCAAAGGGCGAAATCTACAAGGGAAAGTGGAAGCCAAGTGAATCATGTAAACCTTATATGGACGATGAAGACAGGGTTATTTCTAGGCCGCTTGCCGAAAATGTAGTGAATCGAATCGCCAATAAGCGAGGCAATATTGCTGATTTCATAAAGAAAACATCAAAAAAATCTGCACCGCTGCCCCACTCACTATCATCACTTCAAATAGAAGCAGCCAAAGTTTTTGGCTATAGCGCTCAAAAAGTTCTTGATACTTGCCAAGCTCTGTATGAGAGGCATAAACTGATCACGTATCCGAGATCGGATTGTAGGTACCTACCTAAAGAGCATTTATCAGAGGCAGGAAAAGTACTTCAAGCAATAGCCTCTATTGATAAAAAATTAGCAAACTTCACTGATGATGCTGACGTATCACGAAAAAGCTCAGCATGGAATGATAGCAAAGTGGGTGCTCACCACGCGATTATTCCAACAACCAAAAAAATTGATTCAGCAAAGTTGTCTAACGACGAATTAAATATTTATTACTTGGTCGCTAGACACTACCTGATACAGTTTTACCCGCCAAGTGAGTATGCCGATAAACAAATTAAAACGATTATTGAAGGTGGCTTGTTTATTTCCAAACAAAGAGACTTAACATACGTCGGCTGGCAAGCACTTTTTAACAAACAAGAAAGTCAAACAAGACAGGCTGAAGATACCTTACCTGACGTTGCTATCAATGATCCAATACAGTGTGTGGCGGGCACAATAGAAGACAAAAATACAACGCCCCCTAAGAGATTTACCGACGCCACCCTATTAGCTGCCATGACCGGTATCGCAAGATACGTAACGTCGGCTGACATAAAAAAAATACTAAAAGATACTGATGGTATCGGTACAGAGGCGACTCGAGCGAGTATTATCGAATTGCTGTTTAAAAGGCAATATTTGAGTAGAAAGGGCAAAGAAATTATTGCTACCGAAATTGGGAGAAGCGTGATTCTGGCATTACCAGAAAGTGTCGGCGAGCCAGACATGACCGCTATATGGGAAGCTCAATTAGAAGCTATTTATCAAAAGCAAAGAAAGTACGGTGATTTTATGAATGATGTCACCGAGAACCTAAACAGGCTTTTATATGACACTGGTAACGCAAACTTCAGTAGTTTAAAAGGCAAAGGAAAAATGAAAGCCCGTCGCAACTACAAGAAGCAACGTTCATCGACTACCCGTTCATCGAGTACAGCGAGCCGACGCACCAAGGGCTCGTTTTCTTAG